TTGTGAATAATCACCAGATAGGCAAGAGCGATGGCTGCCACAGACAGCGAAATGGTTAAGCCTGCCATGATGATCAAGGTATTTGAGATCAGGTTACCAATAATAGGCAGTAAGCCAAAAATAAAAGTCAGAATGGTCAGCGTCTTCGCAAAAGGCAAGTGGATATTAAAAATCGGTAAAACGATAAAAACGAAAATGATAAACAGACCAGTATTGATCAGGGAGATCTTTACTTGGGCAAATACCACATTCTTAAATGAAATTGAGAGCTTTTGAATGCGATGCAAAATTGCAGCTTTAAATGCAGGTTGTGGCGCATGTTGTTTAAAATTCTGAATCGATACCAAAATACCGACAATCAGGCCAATGACCATGGTCGCAAGGTTGTGCAGAATATCTGTGCCTGTATTTTTGACAATCGAAATATTATTTTTGATAAAGGATAAAATCTGGTTCTTGATATCGGCAACACTATGCGGTAGATAACCTGGTAAATACTGGCTCATCTCGGTCTGAAACTTAATCAGTGTTTGATCAATTTTAAAGTTAAATGAATTAAGCCCGGTTCCTTTTAGATCATAGATCACAAAACTAATCAGGCTGGTAATAAAGAAACCAAGCAAAACGATAGTGGCTACGCCTAAGATAATACTGATAAAGATTCGTGCCCGTTGTCCATCAATATGCTTCTCAACAATTGAACTTAAGCTATTAATAATTTCAAAGACCAGAAAACCAGCAAAAAAACTCGGTAACAGATGTAAAGGAATGACCATCATTAAAAATAAAGACATCAGAATAAAACTGGCGATGATACTTTGACGGTCATTAAGTAGATTCATGATCTATATGCCTGATTTGAGTTGTTGTTATGCTAAAGGACAAAAGTATGATTTTGATTACATTCGGAGAGTTTAAGCCGATAATTGAGCTTAATCAATTTCCATTTTATCAATATGACGTGCGCCTTCTAGAATCATACGGATCATCACCATGGTCTGCTCAGCCACTTCGGTACGCTGTTCAACAGGCAAATCCAGCACTTTTGCCCCCATATTGAACACCAATTGAGTAATGGCCTTAGCGACAAGATCGGCATGACTGATTTTACTGTTGTTCATTTGTTCTAAACGGATTAGGTCTTCTTGAAGCTCTTGCTGAAAGAAATTGAGTTGCCGATCAACCGCTGCTTTATATGAGGTTGAGCCCGTATAGCCTTCGCGTAATAACAAACTCAGGTTGCCTTCATCGGTATTCAATTGTTGAATAAACACTTCTACCGAGCTGCGGATAACGCTGTGTTGCTTTGAAGCCTGCAAGCGAGCTTCACGAATAATTCTGCGCAGCACCAAGCCAGATTGATCAATCAAGGCAATAGCCAGTTCATCAATGTCCTTGAAATGGCGATAAAAACTATTGGGTGCAATACCAGCTTCACGTGCAATTTCACGTAAGCTGAGAGAGGCAATACTTTTTTGTGGGCCGATCAGATTCAGTGTGGCCTGAAACAGCTCTTCTTTGGTAATGGTTGCTTTTCTACCTACAGAGCGCACAGGAGATTTCATGGGAATGACATCTTGTTCATTTACGTTGTCATTGCCGAGCGGTAAAAAAGAAGAATGAACCATTGTTTTCAATATATAAGTAAGCTACTCGGGATTATAACGATTGTCTGTGGACTTGTGAAATGTAAATTCTTATACGAGTGTATATACAAATATATATACATATGTATAATAATTAGCAAACAACCAGAGTAAAACTGCTCATGCAAGCAATTGAAAAGAGAAATTCTCTATTTAATTCGTTGGCTCAAAGTGTCATGAATAGCCATGACGCCAATTTTTGGTTACAGAAAATCAATCCATTGTGGTCCATTAATCAGCCTCTTGCCAAAATCGTAGAAAAACAAATTGTGGCAAAAGATACGGTCAGTCTAATGTTGCAATGCAACCGACATGTCGTTCGTGGGGTTGCAGGGCAGCATCATCCTGTGACTGTGGATATCGCAGGGCGTCATTACGAACGGACTTATAGCATGATGCAAGTCGATGCAGATCATCTTTGTCTAACCGTGAAAAAAGTGGATCAAGGTTTGGTGAGTTCATGGTTGGTTGAGCAAAGCCAAGCAGGTGACATTTTACGCTTAGGGCATCCCTACGGCGAGATGCAGCAATCTGTTGTAACCCCTCACTTATTATTGCTGGCTGCAGGAAGTGGTATCACGCCCATGTTGAGTTTGATTGAAGCTTTATGTCAGTCAAAACAATTGAATACTACGACGGTCCAATTGATGTATTGGGTAAAAACTCATGCAGATGCGGCCTATGCTGAATATCTGAAAGAAGTGTCAGAAAATTTTTCAAAATTTAGCGCTCAAATTTTTTATACCCAAGAGCAAGACTCACGTTTAAATCAGAGTCATGTTGATCAATTGACATCTTTAA
The DNA window shown above is from Acinetobacter colistiniresistens and carries:
- the fabR gene encoding HTH-type transcriptional repressor FabR, with translation MVHSSFLPLGNDNVNEQDVIPMKSPVRSVGRKATITKEELFQATLNLIGPQKSIASLSLREIAREAGIAPNSFYRHFKDIDELAIALIDQSGLVLRRIIREARLQASKQHSVIRSSVEVFIQQLNTDEGNLSLLLREGYTGSTSYKAAVDRQLNFFQQELQEDLIRLEQMNNSKISHADLVAKAITQLVFNMGAKVLDLPVEQRTEVAEQTMVMIRMILEGARHIDKMEID
- a CDS encoding ferredoxin reductase, whose amino-acid sequence is MQAIEKRNSLFNSLAQSVMNSHDANFWLQKINPLWSINQPLAKIVEKQIVAKDTVSLMLQCNRHVVRGVAGQHHPVTVDIAGRHYERTYSMMQVDADHLCLTVKKVDQGLVSSWLVEQSQAGDILRLGHPYGEMQQSVVTPHLLLLAAGSGITPMLSLIEALCQSKQLNTTTVQLMYWVKTHADAAYAEYLKEVSENFSKFSAQIFYTQEQDSRLNQSHVDQLTSLNETTVYACGPSGFAATAESLFQNAAALHTEAFSLSQFEQEQSETGFINVTLTQSNKTIAIPKGQSILTSLEHQGIKPDHGCRMGICNKCACNKVQGATKNLLNGAANNEPTQLLKICVNSAQSDLVIDL
- a CDS encoding AI-2E family transporter, whose product is MNLLNDRQSIIASFILMSLFLMMVIPLHLLPSFFAGFLVFEIINSLSSIVEKHIDGQRARIFISIILGVATIVLLGFFITSLISFVIYDLKGTGLNSFNFKIDQTLIKFQTEMSQYLPGYLPHSVADIKNQILSFIKNNISIVKNTGTDILHNLATMVIGLIVGILVSIQNFKQHAPQPAFKAAILHRIQKLSISFKNVVFAQVKISLINTGLFIIFVFIVLPIFNIHLPFAKTLTILTFIFGLLPIIGNLISNTLIIMAGLTISLSVAAIALAYLVIIHKLEYFINAKIIGTKINASAWEVLLAMLIFESIFGLSGLIVAPIFYAYIKLECKDAGLI